In Natranaeroarchaeum aerophilus, one genomic interval encodes:
- a CDS encoding succinate dehydrogenase/fumarate reductase iron-sulfur subunit — protein MSTQKAKVETEEEAETEQKPSAERRLEKKRAKARDRAEKVQADEKAEFEENAVQIKVFRYDPEVAAKQEPRFDDFHVPYEKGMTVLDAVIYARDHYDSSLTFRHSCRQAVCGSDAFFINGRQRLACKTQLGDLEEPVRIEPLPHQDVVKDLVVDMDHFYDQMHAVEPYFQSEDTPDSSELEEQRQTRENREKIKMSSRCIWCGACMSSCNIAAGDNEYLGPAAINKAYKFAMDDREEEELKQHRLNILEQENGVWRCQTQFSCTEVCPKDIPLTEHIQELKREAVKNNLKFW, from the coding sequence ATGAGCACACAGAAAGCAAAAGTCGAGACCGAAGAGGAAGCCGAAACAGAGCAAAAACCGTCGGCCGAACGGCGACTGGAAAAGAAACGCGCGAAAGCGCGCGACCGAGCGGAGAAAGTTCAGGCGGACGAGAAAGCGGAGTTCGAGGAGAACGCCGTCCAGATCAAGGTGTTCCGGTACGACCCCGAAGTCGCCGCAAAGCAGGAGCCGCGCTTTGACGACTTTCACGTCCCCTACGAGAAGGGGATGACCGTGCTCGACGCGGTGATCTACGCCCGGGATCACTACGACTCGTCGCTGACCTTCCGTCATTCCTGTCGACAGGCCGTCTGTGGCTCGGACGCCTTTTTCATTAACGGTCGACAGCGTCTGGCCTGCAAGACACAGCTCGGCGATCTCGAAGAGCCCGTCCGGATCGAGCCGTTACCGCATCAGGACGTCGTGAAGGATCTGGTCGTCGACATGGATCACTTCTACGACCAGATGCACGCCGTGGAACCGTACTTCCAGAGCGAAGACACGCCGGATTCGAGCGAACTCGAAGAACAGCGTCAGACCAGAGAGAACCGGGAGAAGATCAAGATGTCCTCGCGGTGTATCTGGTGTGGAGCCTGTATGTCCTCGTGTAACATTGCAGCAGGGGACAACGAGTATCTCGGGCCGGCAGCGATCAACAAGGCCTACAAGTTCGCGATGGACGACCGGGAAGAGGAGGAACTCAAGCAGCATCGACTCAACATCCTCGAACAGGAAAACGGTGTCTGGCGCTGTCAGACCCAGTTCTCCTGCACCGAGGTGTGTCCAAAAGACATCCCGCTGACCGAGCACATTCAGGAGCTCAAGCGGGAGGCTGTCAAAAACAACCTGAAGTTCTGGTAA
- a CDS encoding succinate dehydrogenase hydrophobic membrane anchor subunit has protein sequence MAERYSSFAPGGTSWLLQRVTAVFLIGVLSFHFFQLHFVTHAYEIEFAGTQARMQNPAYYTTMVLFLIAGAFHGINGVYNALVNQGIEGTKRTVLKWGLTLAGVVLVVQGIRVANAMAGVSIV, from the coding sequence ATGGCGGAGCGATACTCCTCGTTCGCCCCCGGCGGGACATCCTGGCTCCTGCAACGAGTAACGGCAGTATTCCTGATCGGCGTGCTCTCTTTCCACTTCTTCCAGCTACACTTCGTTACGCACGCGTACGAAATCGAGTTTGCTGGCACACAGGCACGGATGCAGAATCCGGCGTACTACACGACAATGGTGTTGTTCCTGATCGCTGGAGCGTTCCACGGAATCAACGGCGTCTACAACGCACTGGTCAATCAGGGTATCGAGGGGACAAAGCGTACGGTCCTCAAGTGGGGGCTGACCCTCGCAGGTGTCGTACTGGTCGTGCAGGGAATCCGCGTCGCAAACGCAATGGCAGGTGTTTCGATCGTATGA
- the sdhC gene encoding succinate dehydrogenase, cytochrome b556 subunit has product MSQSYNRGLVEDFGRWREFSAGMWAWIFHKFTGWVLIGYLFTHIAVLSTAIEGEATYNATIQGLEGLLMIRILEVGLLAVAVFHILNGIRLLLVDLGVGLESQDKSFYASLFVTALIVVASVPTFLGGGL; this is encoded by the coding sequence ATGAGTCAGTCTTACAATCGCGGGCTCGTCGAGGACTTCGGGCGGTGGCGGGAGTTCTCGGCCGGAATGTGGGCCTGGATTTTCCACAAATTTACCGGATGGGTACTGATCGGGTACCTGTTCACCCACATAGCGGTCCTGAGCACGGCAATCGAAGGTGAAGCAACGTACAATGCGACGATTCAGGGGCTAGAGGGGCTGTTGATGATCCGAATCCTCGAGGTCGGCCTCCTCGCGGTTGCGGTCTTTCACATCCTCAACGGCATCCGACTGCTGCTTGTCGACCTCGGCGTCGGACTGGAGTCACAGGACAAGAGCTTCTACGCGTCCCTGTTCGTGACGGCACTGATCGTCGTCGCGAGCGTCCCGACGTTCCTCGGAGGTGGACTCTAA